A window of Malania oleifera isolate guangnan ecotype guangnan chromosome 5, ASM2987363v1, whole genome shotgun sequence contains these coding sequences:
- the LOC131156769 gene encoding (+)-neomenthol dehydrogenase-like isoform X2: MAEAPTLPPSNRYAVVTGGNKGIGLEICRQLASNGVTVVVTARDEKRGLEAVEELKKSGLSDLVVFHQLDVTDPTNIASLAEFIKARFGRLDILVNNAGISGAIVDVDAFRASGFGRGAPGGAQVNWNNISTETYESAEVCLKTNYYGAKRMIEAFIPLLQLSNSARIVNVSSSMGKLKNISNEAKGILSDAEGLTEERVDEVLNGFLKDVEDGLLESKGWPFLPAYRVSKAALNAYTRILAKKYPDFCINCVCPGFVKTDINFNTGILTAEDGAESPVRLALLPDGGPSGLFFVRKEATSFD, translated from the exons ATGGCAGAAGCACCCACATTGCCTCCATCAAACAG gtatGCAGTTGTAACAGGAGGAAATAAGGGGATTGGGTTGGAGATATGTAGGCAATTGGCTTCTAATGGGGTGACGGTGGTGGTAACAGCCAGAGATGAGAAGAGGGGACTTGAAGCTGTTGAAGAACTCAAGAAATCTGGTCTATCTGACCTTGTGGTTTTTCATCAGCTCGATGTGACTGATCCCACTAACATTGCTTCACTTGCAGAGTTCATCAAAGCCAGATTTGGAAGGCTTGACATCTTG GTGAATAATGCCGGAATTAGTGGAGCCATAGTGGATGTTGATGCTTTTAGAGCTTCAGGTTTTGGCCGTGGTGCG CCAGGTGGAGCACAAGTGAATTGGAACAATATATCGACAGAGACATATGAATCTGCAGAAGTGTGCCTGAAAACAAACTATTATGGTGCCAAAAGAATGATTGAAGCTTTTATTCCCCTCCTCCAATTATCCAATTCTGCAAGGATTGTTAATGTGTCCTCCTCCATGGGGAAATTGAAG AACATATCAAATGAGGCGAAGGGAATACTAAGTGATGCTGAAGGCCTCACAGAAGAAAGAGTTGATGAGGTGCTGAACGGTTTTCTAAAGGATGTTGAGGATGGTTTGCTAGAAAGCAAAGGCTGGCCTTTTCTGCCTGCCTATAGAGTTTCAAAAGCAGCCCTGAATGCCTATACAAGGATTCTGGCCAAGAAGTACCCAGATTTCTGCATCAATTGTGTCTGTCCCGGCTTTGTGAAAACAGACATAAACTTCAACACTGGCATATTAACTGCTGAGGATGGGGCTGAAAGTCCTGTGCGGCTAGCGCTTCTGCCTGACGGTGGGCCTTCTGGACTATTCTTTGTTCGGAAGGAAGCGACTT